The following proteins are co-located in the Maridesulfovibrio sp. genome:
- a CDS encoding ABC-type transport auxiliary lipoprotein family protein, with amino-acid sequence MSSRIFFIALLFFVLSCAGCIGGKSVESSFLRVDGYISANECDRINHDMPRLALRRFTSLPALDRETVIVAKGQVMKPDYRWSWEGTPAEIFDLVAGPALNCMNSYEVISPYRPGIDKDLVLSGVITSFEIQRSGGDAFKVAVRYSLWDGSGKNLLARKLVEAEAPVKSMRGEAIAQAAQEAVDGIMKNTITWIDGLGGEMLSRNAGR; translated from the coding sequence ATGAGCAGTAGAATTTTTTTCATAGCACTTTTGTTTTTCGTACTTTCCTGCGCCGGCTGTATCGGCGGAAAATCTGTGGAGTCATCCTTTTTACGGGTGGACGGCTATATTTCTGCCAATGAATGCGACAGGATTAATCATGATATGCCCAGATTGGCCTTGCGAAGATTCACCAGTCTTCCCGCATTGGACCGCGAGACTGTGATTGTCGCTAAAGGACAGGTCATGAAGCCTGATTACCGCTGGAGCTGGGAAGGGACTCCGGCTGAAATTTTCGACCTTGTGGCCGGACCTGCACTGAACTGTATGAACAGCTATGAGGTTATAAGTCCGTATCGGCCTGGAATCGACAAGGATCTGGTTCTTTCAGGAGTGATTACTTCATTTGAAATTCAGCGTAGCGGAGGGGATGCATTTAAGGTCGCAGTGCGTTATTCCCTCTGGGACGGAAGCGGAAAGAATCTGCTGGCCAGAAAGCTGGTTGAAGCGGAAGCTCCGGTCAAGTCCATGCGCGGCGAGGCAATTGCTCAGGCTGCGCAGGAGGCTGTTGACGGAATTATGAAGAACACCATTACTTGGATTGATGGATTGGGAGGGGAAATGCTCTCCCGGAATGCGGGGCGTTAA
- a CDS encoding MlaD family protein: protein MVLNPRSSAADVIKAALAALAGLAVLGLFIVFLGGHDFFSDYTQYKILFRNVKDLTPGRPVKYAGLSVGKVDSINVDAENPGRISVIINVDHDFPLYRGTTAMVTQKGLVGDNYILLELRGDAGPKLADGDSIPSAVIMSMNEVAAQMGRSVADLTPQLERAVNAFEMLFSPENMSNIGKSLKMAPEVLAETNATLVTFRNEWKKLAGAGAGAMNNGSKNITVLTNELIDTLQKVETAIATLQGDMSVTLGGVGADVTRAVDGIEGLTADLRRNVEYDQEELEIILTNINRLSREMNRLARSLRERPWQVLNPPQGAENEQ from the coding sequence ATGGTTCTCAATCCGCGCAGCTCGGCTGCCGATGTCATCAAAGCTGCTTTGGCTGCTCTTGCCGGACTGGCTGTCCTCGGCTTGTTTATTGTCTTTTTGGGCGGGCATGATTTTTTTTCCGACTACACGCAATACAAAATCCTTTTCCGCAATGTGAAGGACCTTACCCCCGGTCGTCCGGTCAAGTACGCGGGGCTTAGCGTGGGTAAGGTGGATTCAATTAATGTTGATGCAGAAAATCCGGGACGCATTTCAGTGATCATCAATGTGGACCATGACTTTCCTCTCTACCGTGGGACAACTGCCATGGTAACCCAGAAAGGTTTGGTGGGGGATAACTACATCCTTTTGGAATTGCGTGGAGATGCGGGTCCAAAATTGGCTGACGGTGATTCCATTCCATCCGCAGTCATCATGAGTATGAACGAAGTGGCTGCTCAAATGGGCCGTTCGGTCGCGGATTTGACTCCACAGCTGGAAAGGGCCGTAAATGCCTTTGAGATGCTTTTTTCTCCTGAGAATATGTCCAACATCGGAAAAAGTCTGAAAATGGCTCCTGAGGTGCTTGCCGAAACCAATGCTACATTGGTCACTTTCCGCAATGAATGGAAAAAGTTGGCCGGTGCCGGGGCCGGGGCTATGAACAACGGTTCGAAAAATATCACCGTACTGACCAATGAACTTATCGATACCCTGCAGAAAGTTGAAACAGCAATTGCGACCCTGCAGGGAGATATGAGTGTTACTCTCGGCGGTGTCGGGGCTGATGTGACCCGTGCGGTGGACGGCATCGAGGGGCTGACCGCAGACCTGCGGCGCAATGTTGAGTACGATCAGGAAGAACTTGAAATCATACTTACCAATATAAACCGTCTTTCCAGAGAGATGAACAGGTTGGCCCGGTCATTGCGCGAACGTCCGTGGCAGGTTTTGAATCCTCCGCAGGGAGCTGAAAATGAGCAGTAG
- a CDS encoding ATP-binding cassette domain-containing protein — MKLSRVAQDIRLKKLSLGYPGKVLMEDLNAVLPAGKISVILGGSGCGKSTLLRHILGLNIPVSGEIFLGDTNLTALKDEREYKQIRTRMGVLFQDGAMLGSLTLGENVALPMQEHTELPDTIIEEVVQMKLRMVGLGDFMHYYPSQLSGGMRKRAGLARAMVMDPTTLLCDEPSSGLDPITAADLDQLILKLKETFHVTTVVVTHDLDSLFNIADHVVVLHRGSCLYQGDVEGLQQSDDKYIIDFLERRPTELDPSMERAVKFRSRS; from the coding sequence ATGAAATTATCAAGAGTTGCACAGGACATAAGGCTGAAAAAGCTCAGTTTAGGTTATCCGGGCAAAGTGCTCATGGAGGACCTGAATGCCGTGCTGCCCGCCGGAAAGATCAGTGTGATTCTCGGAGGATCAGGGTGTGGCAAATCCACTTTGCTGCGCCATATTCTCGGTTTGAATATCCCTGTTTCCGGAGAGATCTTTTTGGGTGATACAAATCTGACCGCCTTGAAAGACGAGCGCGAATACAAGCAGATCCGTACCCGCATGGGCGTGTTGTTTCAGGATGGAGCTATGCTCGGTTCGCTGACACTTGGCGAGAATGTGGCTCTGCCCATGCAGGAACACACAGAATTGCCGGACACGATCATTGAGGAAGTGGTACAGATGAAGTTGCGGATGGTCGGCTTGGGTGATTTCATGCATTACTATCCCAGCCAGCTTTCCGGGGGCATGCGCAAGAGGGCAGGTCTGGCACGGGCTATGGTTATGGACCCGACCACATTGCTCTGCGATGAACCGTCTTCCGGGCTGGACCCGATCACTGCCGCTGACCTTGATCAGTTGATCCTCAAGCTCAAGGAGACTTTTCATGTGACCACAGTAGTGGTGACCCATGATCTGGACAGCCTCTTTAACATTGCGGACCACGTTGTGGTTCTGCATAGAGGGAGCTGCCTGTATCAAGGAGATGTAGAAGGACTGCAGCAGTCCGATGATAAATATATAATCGACTTTCTGGAACGCAGGCCAACGGAACTTGATCCCAGCATGGAAAGGGCTGTTAAGTTCCGAAGCAGGTCCTGA
- a CDS encoding ABC transporter permease: MNGLHVLAWMVSRLLGCLRLTPGNKKSFYRKRLFRDLASVGADSIPIVSVISACTGIILALQSAQQLEKVGAISYVANLVGVTIIRELGPLLTAIIVTGRSGAAFTAEIATMQISEEIDALEVMGIEPVRFLVVPKMIAMLIMVPCLTVWADFVGIFSGGAFSAIALGINEVTYFNNSVEFLKLHDVLAGLVKAGGFAVAITLIGCWQGFLAREGAADVGRKTTNSVVISIFMIILLDLFFTALNFIFR; the protein is encoded by the coding sequence ATGAATGGATTGCATGTTCTCGCTTGGATGGTTTCCAGACTCCTCGGCTGCCTGCGCCTCACGCCCGGAAATAAAAAATCATTTTACCGTAAAAGACTTTTTCGTGATCTTGCCTCGGTCGGGGCAGATTCCATTCCCATCGTCAGTGTCATTTCCGCCTGTACAGGCATTATTCTAGCCTTGCAGTCCGCCCAGCAATTGGAAAAGGTCGGTGCCATCAGTTATGTGGCCAACCTTGTGGGCGTGACCATTATCCGTGAGCTTGGTCCTTTGCTCACCGCAATCATTGTCACCGGACGTTCCGGAGCCGCCTTCACTGCAGAAATTGCTACCATGCAGATTTCCGAGGAAATCGATGCCCTTGAAGTTATGGGCATTGAGCCGGTCCGTTTTCTTGTCGTTCCCAAAATGATCGCCATGCTTATCATGGTCCCCTGTTTGACTGTCTGGGCGGATTTTGTCGGCATCTTTTCCGGCGGGGCCTTTTCCGCAATCGCCCTAGGTATCAATGAAGTTACCTATTTCAATAATTCAGTAGAATTTCTTAAGTTACATGACGTGCTGGCCGGACTGGTCAAGGCCGGGGGCTTTGCCGTTGCCATTACGCTTATCGGTTGCTGGCAGGGTTTTCTCGCCCGTGAGGGGGCGGCTGATGTAGGGCGCAAGACAACCAATTCTGTTGTTATCTCCATATTTATGATAATATTGCTGGACCTGTTCTTTACGGCACTCAACTTTATTTTTCGGTAG
- a CDS encoding STAS domain-containing protein, translating into MGAGWKMESSQEEGLIKISGEVDFTGTPDLREKMHAFVKQTSGEVQVDLSELEYLDSSGLASLIELRRILNKDSRGVKIIAVTDQVDRLLNLTQVKSLFGMD; encoded by the coding sequence ATGGGCGCGGGCTGGAAAATGGAATCCTCGCAGGAAGAGGGCCTGATTAAAATCAGCGGTGAAGTCGATTTTACCGGTACCCCTGATCTCAGGGAAAAGATGCATGCCTTTGTTAAGCAGACTTCAGGCGAAGTTCAGGTGGATCTTTCTGAACTGGAGTATCTGGACAGTTCCGGTTTGGCTTCGTTGATTGAGCTGCGCAGGATATTGAACAAAGATAGCCGTGGTGTGAAGATCATTGCTGTTACGGATCAGGTCGACAGGCTCTTGAATCTTACGCAGGTCAAGTCGTTGTTCGGGATGGACTGA
- a CDS encoding GAF domain-containing SpoIIE family protein phosphatase codes for MNTQVNRLKKLIQANEVLASIESLVDLLPQLLRLAQDVTGAQASSIMLYNEKKNVLEFAWAMNDVLGDKAMKNLKTGFELPMGQGIAGWVADHREALNVLDAQNDDRFSKAADKKSGFVTKCILCTPIIHQGKLLGVVQVLNSSDKECFGKEDEELLESFGHLAGVALVRSELMLQRLNQQKFETQLEAAARIQRQFNPRQPELEGDNLIWGSSVPAQFVGGDLYDFIPNSDGSWYIYVADVSGKGLPAALIMSALWTRIRAEALGEKTPGEMLKAVNAGAYEFMNGEVFATMVLLRYFPESGKCEFALAGHPSPLLVADGKVESLERPSGLPVGILEDGDFGTSEFVLDKGKSLIIVTDGVDEARAGNGEFFGEERMEKTLRQGGTPRAGEILLKAVADWRGDIPPNDDTTVVEIYRA; via the coding sequence TTGAATACACAGGTTAACAGGCTAAAGAAGTTGATTCAGGCCAATGAGGTCTTGGCAAGTATTGAGTCTTTGGTAGATCTGCTGCCTCAACTGCTTAGGCTGGCTCAGGATGTTACCGGTGCTCAGGCTTCATCAATCATGCTTTACAATGAAAAAAAGAATGTCCTTGAATTCGCTTGGGCCATGAACGATGTACTCGGTGATAAGGCCATGAAAAATCTTAAGACCGGATTTGAGTTGCCTATGGGGCAGGGGATTGCCGGATGGGTGGCTGATCACCGTGAAGCCCTGAATGTTCTTGATGCCCAGAATGATGATCGCTTTTCAAAGGCGGCAGATAAAAAATCCGGGTTTGTGACCAAGTGTATTCTTTGCACCCCCATCATTCATCAGGGCAAGCTTCTGGGGGTCGTGCAGGTCCTTAATTCTTCAGACAAGGAATGTTTCGGAAAGGAAGACGAAGAGCTTCTGGAGAGTTTCGGACATTTAGCCGGGGTTGCTCTTGTTCGTTCAGAACTTATGCTGCAGCGCTTGAACCAGCAGAAGTTTGAAACTCAGCTGGAAGCAGCAGCCCGTATTCAGAGACAGTTCAATCCCCGTCAGCCAGAACTGGAAGGTGATAATCTCATTTGGGGCAGTTCCGTTCCGGCTCAATTTGTTGGTGGGGATTTGTACGATTTTATACCCAATTCCGACGGAAGCTGGTATATTTATGTGGCCGACGTCTCCGGTAAGGGGTTGCCTGCGGCTTTGATCATGTCCGCCCTGTGGACTAGGATCAGGGCAGAAGCGCTTGGCGAAAAGACTCCCGGAGAAATGCTCAAGGCAGTCAATGCCGGCGCTTATGAATTTATGAACGGTGAAGTGTTCGCTACCATGGTTCTCTTGCGTTACTTTCCGGAAAGCGGGAAATGCGAATTTGCTTTGGCTGGACATCCTTCTCCATTACTGGTTGCCGACGGCAAAGTAGAGTCCCTTGAGCGTCCTTCTGGGTTGCCGGTAGGCATTCTTGAAGACGGTGACTTCGGTACCAGCGAGTTTGTACTTGATAAAGGGAAGTCGCTGATCATTGTCACTGATGGTGTTGATGAAGCCCGGGCCGGGAATGGCGAATTTTTCGGCGAAGAGCGTATGGAAAAGACCCTCAGGCAGGGAGGAACTCCTCGAGCCGGGGAAATTCTTCTTAAAGCTGTTGCCGATTGGAGAGGAGACATTCCTCCTAACGATGATACTACCGTGGTTGAGATTTACAGGGCTTAA
- the rfaE1 gene encoding D-glycero-beta-D-manno-heptose-7-phosphate kinase, translated as MDNKILSVLPKLKDRKVLIIGDVMLDHYVIGSVERISPEAPVPVVQVTEEKYLLGGAGNVARNIVALGGEPHLTGFVGHDGEGEVFERLCSESGIPYSLYEADDRPTTKKTRVMAHNQQMVRVDREKTTDFADSLMDQLFAFLDREICDYKVVILSDYGKGLLSDSFFERFWKLLKEKNHKPHILVDPKTVNYDRYKSVSMLTPNSKEAGEGANMQVKTREDVLEAGRRLFDRIDPTHLLITLGGDGMALFESRNVVKHVPTFARKVFDVTGAGDTVIATLGLGLAAGLDPLTSAVLANYAAGIVVGQVGAATASVDELAEAVRNWPKPEVNIWSE; from the coding sequence ATGGATAATAAAATTTTAAGTGTTCTCCCGAAATTGAAAGATCGCAAGGTTCTAATCATCGGTGATGTGATGCTTGATCATTATGTGATTGGTTCGGTTGAACGCATTTCCCCGGAAGCCCCGGTTCCTGTCGTGCAGGTTACCGAAGAAAAATACCTGCTTGGCGGAGCCGGCAACGTTGCCCGCAATATTGTCGCTCTCGGTGGCGAGCCGCATCTGACCGGATTTGTCGGTCACGATGGAGAAGGGGAGGTTTTTGAAAGGCTCTGTTCCGAGTCCGGAATTCCGTATTCCCTGTATGAAGCTGATGATCGCCCGACAACCAAGAAAACCCGGGTGATGGCCCATAATCAGCAGATGGTTCGTGTTGATCGGGAGAAGACTACTGATTTTGCTGATTCTCTCATGGATCAGTTATTTGCATTTCTTGATCGCGAAATTTGTGATTACAAGGTGGTCATTCTTTCTGACTACGGAAAGGGACTTCTGTCTGATTCTTTTTTTGAACGCTTCTGGAAACTTCTGAAAGAGAAAAATCACAAGCCGCACATTCTGGTCGATCCCAAGACAGTCAACTATGATCGCTACAAGTCTGTCAGCATGCTTACTCCCAACTCCAAGGAGGCCGGGGAGGGGGCCAACATGCAGGTCAAAACCCGTGAAGATGTTCTGGAAGCCGGACGCAGGCTTTTTGACCGCATCGATCCCACTCACCTGCTGATCACCCTTGGCGGCGACGGTATGGCTCTCTTTGAGTCTAGGAATGTGGTTAAGCATGTGCCCACATTTGCTCGTAAGGTGTTTGATGTTACAGGTGCAGGCGACACGGTTATCGCAACTCTGGGGCTTGGTCTCGCTGCAGGTCTTGATCCGCTGACTTCTGCTGTGCTGGCAAACTATGCGGCCGGTATCGTAGTCGGGCAGGTTGGTGCTGCCACAGCATCTGTTGATGAGCTGGCTGAGGCTGTACGTAACTGGCCGAAGCCGGAAGTGAATATCTGGAGCGAGTAA
- a CDS encoding ParB/RepB/Spo0J family partition protein, whose protein sequence is MAGVTGGLGRGLDALLGGGKGVDEKKSSELSIDARKIDIDMIVANPNQPRKEFSPEALKDLSESIRAKGVLQPILVRPVAGRKDRFELVAGERRLRASKLAGLGEIPALVKEMTDLESMAIALIENLQREDLNPIEEAKGYQELITKFGLSQEQLSGQVGKSRSALSNSMRLLTLSEPVQNAIGDGKISAGHGRALMAITDDDARDELFDRLMISGMSVRQCEGAATYFKEHGELPEGEVVAKPKSKRSKNTEPKTIDESLERIKGRLESALETKVRFSGSPKKGKMTISYANEEELERLVAILELRS, encoded by the coding sequence ATGGCAGGTGTCACTGGCGGTTTAGGAAGGGGACTCGATGCCCTCCTAGGTGGCGGCAAAGGTGTTGATGAAAAAAAATCTTCGGAGCTTTCTATTGATGCTCGGAAGATTGATATTGATATGATCGTTGCCAACCCCAACCAGCCGCGTAAGGAGTTTTCTCCTGAAGCTCTGAAGGATCTTTCAGAATCCATTCGCGCAAAGGGCGTTTTGCAGCCTATTTTGGTCCGTCCAGTTGCTGGGCGTAAAGATCGTTTTGAGCTGGTTGCAGGTGAGCGTCGCCTGCGGGCATCGAAATTGGCCGGACTGGGTGAGATCCCGGCTTTGGTCAAGGAAATGACCGATCTTGAGAGTATGGCCATCGCTCTGATCGAAAACCTGCAGCGTGAAGATCTGAACCCCATTGAAGAAGCCAAAGGTTATCAGGAGCTGATCACAAAGTTCGGCCTTAGTCAGGAGCAATTGTCCGGTCAGGTGGGTAAAAGTCGTTCCGCACTTTCTAACTCCATGAGACTGCTGACACTTTCCGAGCCTGTCCAGAATGCCATTGGAGACGGTAAAATTTCCGCCGGTCACGGACGTGCTCTCATGGCAATTACTGATGATGATGCTCGGGATGAACTCTTTGACAGGCTCATGATCAGCGGTATGTCTGTGCGTCAGTGTGAAGGAGCTGCTACATATTTTAAAGAGCACGGAGAGCTTCCTGAAGGCGAGGTTGTCGCTAAGCCTAAATCTAAAAGAAGCAAGAATACGGAACCCAAAACAATTGATGAAAGCCTTGAGCGAATCAAAGGCCGACTTGAGTCAGCCCTTGAAACAAAAGTCAGGTTCAGCGGTTCCCCCAAGAAAGGTAAGATGACCATCAGTTATGCCAACGAAGAAGAACTTGAGCGTCTGGTCGCTATCCTAGAACTTCGCTCTTAA
- a CDS encoding AAA family ATPase, with product MAKRIVVANQKGGVGKTTTSINLSASLAVMEKKVLLVDCDPQGNGSSGLGFYPGDSRVNVYSVLFEPERAKEAIYQTDIPYLSLMPASQDLVGAEIELIDKMGREYYLKDLVETVDDQYDYIIFDCPPSLGLLTVNALCAAKELLVPLQTEYYALEGVAQLLMTYELVKKRLNPDLSVLGVVLTMYDKRNRLARQVKNEVRKAFPDSLFETIVPRNVRLSEAPSFGKPAISYDAKSNGALAYLSLAQEVVKRHAEE from the coding sequence GTGGCAAAGAGAATTGTTGTAGCCAACCAGAAGGGTGGAGTAGGTAAAACCACTACCTCTATCAATCTTTCCGCTTCCCTTGCTGTGATGGAAAAGAAAGTTCTGCTTGTTGATTGTGACCCTCAGGGGAACGGTTCAAGCGGGCTCGGATTCTATCCCGGAGACTCCAGAGTAAACGTATACTCTGTTTTATTTGAGCCGGAGAGAGCAAAGGAAGCTATATATCAAACAGATATCCCTTATCTTTCACTCATGCCTGCGAGTCAGGATTTAGTGGGTGCTGAAATTGAACTAATCGATAAAATGGGCCGTGAGTACTATCTTAAAGATCTCGTGGAGACAGTTGATGATCAATATGATTATATCATTTTCGACTGCCCGCCTTCACTTGGCCTGCTGACCGTAAACGCTCTTTGTGCGGCAAAGGAACTGCTGGTCCCACTTCAGACAGAGTATTATGCTCTTGAAGGTGTTGCCCAGCTGCTGATGACTTATGAGCTGGTTAAGAAAAGATTGAATCCTGATCTTTCAGTCTTAGGTGTGGTCCTGACTATGTACGACAAGCGCAACAGGCTCGCCCGTCAGGTGAAGAATGAAGTGCGTAAGGCTTTTCCGGATAGTCTTTTTGAAACTATTGTACCGCGAAATGTTCGTCTTTCCGAGGCACCGAGTTTTGGAAAACCTGCGATATCTTACGATGCAAAATCAAACGGCGCTCTGGCTTATCTGAGTCTGGCGCAGGAAGTGGTTAAGCGTCACGCTGAAGAGTAG
- a CDS encoding NAD-dependent epimerase: protein MKVLVTGAAGFIGFHLSKRLLAEGHEVVGLDILNDYYDVNVKKNRLKQIEDNDKFTFAYMDMADREAMEKLFAKEKFTHVVNLAAQAGVRYSLINPQAYIDSNVVGFMNILEGCRHNGVEHLVYASSSSVYGLNTNMPFSIHDNVDHPISMYAATKKSNELMAHSYSHLFNIPTTGLRFFTVYGPWGRPDMALFLFTKAIFEDKPINVFNHGKMLRDFTFIDDIVEGVVRVMKNTAVSNPDWSGAAPDPGTSPAPFRIYNIGNNQPTELMRYIEVLEDCIGKKAEKNMMPLQAGDVPSTYANVDDLVRDVDFKPETTVEEGIAKFVEWYRGYYNV, encoded by the coding sequence CAGGAGCAGCCGGTTTTATCGGTTTTCACCTTTCCAAACGTCTTCTTGCTGAAGGCCACGAAGTTGTAGGCCTTGATATTCTTAATGATTACTATGATGTAAATGTTAAGAAAAACCGCCTCAAACAGATAGAGGATAACGACAAATTCACCTTCGCCTATATGGATATGGCTGATCGCGAAGCCATGGAAAAGCTGTTTGCTAAAGAGAAGTTTACCCACGTGGTCAACCTTGCAGCTCAGGCCGGTGTACGTTACTCCCTGATTAACCCGCAGGCTTACATCGATTCCAACGTTGTCGGCTTCATGAACATCCTCGAAGGCTGCCGTCATAATGGAGTGGAGCACCTTGTTTATGCTTCTTCCAGTTCCGTTTATGGTCTGAACACCAATATGCCTTTCAGCATTCATGATAACGTTGACCACCCCATCAGCATGTATGCAGCCACTAAGAAGTCTAATGAACTGATGGCACATTCCTACAGCCATCTTTTCAATATCCCCACCACCGGTCTTCGTTTCTTCACCGTATACGGCCCATGGGGCAGACCTGATATGGCTCTTTTTCTTTTCACTAAGGCTATTTTCGAAGACAAACCTATCAATGTGTTCAACCACGGTAAAATGCTTCGTGACTTCACATTTATAGATGACATCGTAGAAGGTGTGGTCAGGGTTATGAAGAATACCGCTGTCTCCAATCCTGATTGGTCCGGCGCTGCTCCTGATCCGGGAACAAGTCCTGCTCCTTTTCGTATCTACAATATCGGTAACAACCAGCCTACCGAACTGATGCGTTATATCGAAGTTCTTGAAGACTGCATTGGTAAGAAAGCTGAAAAGAACATGATGCCCTTGCAGGCTGGTGATGTTCCTTCCACTTATGCAAATGTGGATGATCTTGTTCGCGACGTTGATTTCAAACCTGAAACAACTGTTGAAGAAGGTATCGCAAAATTTGTTGAGTGGTACAGAGGTTACTACAACGTATAG